In the genome of Nocardia sp. NBC_00416, one region contains:
- a CDS encoding class I SAM-dependent methyltransferase: MKAAEWDARYVQSELVWGAPPNSTVVEYVHGLDRRVPRLPGPDGQTPELPRALDLACGEGRNALWLATHGWQVHGIDFSQVGIDKGRTVATRLSRSIRERITWQCADLTDSEADFDGPRELVLMVFLHLPAAERRALLRRAAGLLAPGGVLLVLGHHSDNPAQGFGGPQDPGILFTSEDVVADLGADSGVEIDTARRISRPTEGRDAIDALVVATKSAPE, translated from the coding sequence ATGAAGGCGGCCGAATGGGACGCACGCTATGTGCAGAGTGAACTCGTATGGGGCGCGCCCCCCAACAGCACGGTCGTGGAGTACGTGCACGGCCTGGACCGGCGGGTTCCCCGCCTGCCCGGACCGGACGGGCAGACCCCCGAATTGCCCCGCGCACTCGACCTGGCCTGCGGGGAGGGCCGCAACGCGCTGTGGCTGGCAACCCACGGCTGGCAGGTGCACGGCATCGACTTCTCCCAGGTCGGCATCGACAAGGGCCGGACGGTGGCGACCCGGCTGTCCCGATCGATCCGCGAGCGGATCACCTGGCAGTGCGCCGACCTCACCGACTCCGAGGCCGATTTCGACGGCCCCCGCGAACTGGTCCTGATGGTCTTCCTGCATCTACCCGCGGCGGAGCGGCGCGCTCTGCTCCGCCGCGCGGCCGGGTTGCTCGCACCCGGTGGTGTGCTGCTGGTTCTCGGACACCACAGCGACAATCCAGCGCAGGGGTTCGGGGGTCCGCAGGACCCTGGCATCCTGTTCACATCCGAGGACGTGGTCGCCGATCTGGGCGCCGATTCCGGCGTGGAGATCGACACCGCCCGGCGAATATCGCGTCCGACCGAGGGCCGGGACGCGATCGACGCACTGGTCGTAGCGACGAAATCAGCACCCGAGTAG
- a CDS encoding alpha/beta hydrolase family protein, translating to MRIETSSGPAEAEIDCPDVPAFLLVFTHGAGGGVDTPDIDTVRDTALAAGGAVARVLQPYRVAGRRAPGKPEPQDRSWVELIAALRADLGPDLPLVQGGRSNGARVACRTAVEVGARGIVAVSFPLHPPGKPEKSRRDELLAAGDADVVVINGGSDPFGIPDAADAAEVRVIPGQPHSFRKGFDTIAQTLTPWFQRWSS from the coding sequence GTGCGGATCGAGACGAGCTCAGGGCCCGCGGAGGCCGAGATCGACTGCCCGGACGTACCTGCCTTCCTACTGGTCTTCACCCATGGCGCGGGCGGCGGTGTGGATACCCCGGATATCGACACCGTTCGCGATACCGCGCTGGCCGCGGGCGGGGCCGTCGCGCGGGTGCTGCAGCCCTACCGGGTGGCGGGGCGGCGCGCACCCGGTAAACCCGAACCCCAGGACAGATCCTGGGTCGAACTGATCGCCGCGTTGCGTGCGGACCTCGGGCCCGACCTGCCGTTGGTGCAGGGCGGGCGCAGCAACGGCGCCCGGGTCGCGTGCCGGACCGCCGTCGAGGTCGGCGCCCGCGGGATCGTGGCAGTGTCCTTTCCGCTGCATCCACCGGGGAAACCAGAGAAATCGCGGCGGGACGAACTGCTGGCGGCCGGGGACGCCGATGTAGTGGTGATCAACGGCGGCAGCGATCCGTTCGGGATCCCGGATGCCGCGGATGCCGCGGAGGTCCGAGTGATACCCGGGCAGCCGCATTCCTTCCGGAAGGGATTCGACACGATCGCGCAGACCCTTACGCCCTGGTTCCAGCGCTGGAGTTCGTGA